The nucleotide sequence AGCATAGAAGCTCCACGGTGGGCGATGAGAAGTGGTTTGGCGGGCAACTCACCTTTATACACCGAACCCGGTGGATTTATGGTAGCTGCTCCCCAGACAATCACCACGACCAGTATCGCAAGCAGGGAAGGCAACAGGTTGATTTTCTTGCCCGTTTCTTTCCTACGACGGTATAGGATTCTGACAAAAATGCCCAATCCGACACTGATGCCTAGGATAATCAGCGCATCCAGGAATATCCGGTAATAAGATAATAATTGGCCAAGGCGGGGTATCTGCACCGACGATTTCTGGAACAGCATCCAAAAACTTCCGTAGAAGAAGACCAGGTATAGAATTCCAAGAATGAAGTATAGAATGGATGTAAGCGTCATCAAGCGGTGATTCCACCCTTTTTTATATGTGATCAGGCGTACTGCACTCCATATGGCGATTAAACAGGAAAGCACCAAAAAAAGGCTGATGTAATCGAATCTCAATCCCAACATCCTGGCCAGGTAGTCATTGGTTTCGGTATAGAAGAGGCTATTGGTCATCCAAAAAACAATAAAGAGGACGCTATGGATGAGGATAATCACAGGCAAAATGATGCGGGTTATTCGTGAGAATAAATTCATGTTTTTACCTCCTTATAGATCCTGATCTATAGGACCGTCATTCCTGGGGGGAATCTGTGACAAGTATGACTCCCAATCCGGAGGGCGTTCTTCCTTTTTGGCATCACCAGGGATTGGCTCAGGCTTCTTTACTGTTCTATCTCTCTGTGAATTGCTTAGCTCTCGCCGAATGCGCAGGTCATGAATAGCAATAATGAGCATGATACCCAGCAAGATCGATCCACTCAGCAACCAGAAATGAGGGATTGTAGCAGAACCGATGATCAGCACGAACACCAGGATGACCAAAGCCACCACCAGGATGACCGCACATCCCTCTCCATCGCAATCCGGGATATCGAGAGCCATTCCAAAATCCCCCGCATCATCCATTCCCTGAATGAACGGACCTGCGGCTCTGATGGCATTATACTGAACTAGTTCCTGAGGTACCCCGCTTAGGAGAGCCATGTTCTCGGTTCGAGCGAGACCAACCCACACCGTTATGATAAAGCCAAGCGTGGGGATTAAAAATATCCACATCGGGGTGTAATCTTGCGATTCTTTGAACCAGCGTGTGCGCGGTATGAGCCACCCTAATGCCAGCAGTCCAAAAAACGTGGGAATGACCACCGGAATGCCTCCCCATGCGGCTTCGATCTTGTGAAACCGGAATACTAAGAACGAAAATCCAATCAGACCGATCACCACCAGGACCAGCATCCAGATCGTGTTGGTCATGCGATGTTCCTTGATATCCTGTATATCGTCCTTCACATCCGCGTTAATCTCATCCACCACCGGGCTGACCAATTTATCGAGCAGCCGCGAGAAGGCCATGATGCTTCCGGTGATGATGAAGATGATTGCTAGCGCAAGGAAGAGCAGGGTGATCGCAGTCTTTCCGCCACTTAAAGTATAAGCAGAAATGACTAACAACCCAATGATGATGCCCAACAAAATCAAACCGATCGCGAGTATTGTCTTTTTAGCCATGTTTTTAATGTTCCCCTGCAGCCTGAACACAGCCGCACACAAAAACTCGACGCCAATGAGGGTGAAATGACCAGCAGCGTCTGTCGAATAGATGGATATTCATTAGTTTACACCAGGCAACCATCAACCATGTGACCATGTGACCATGTGTTATTCAACTTTGTTCAGCCAACAAAATGCTCTGCTATTAATCATAACGCATTCTTCTAAAGAAACTTGCGCAACCCGCCTGATTCGTACTACTCTCCCCCTGATGGTTCGAGTTTACAGAACGATCTTGCCGGTATTACCTGCGAGTAGTTGATATGTGCTTTTCGGGGGAGAATACTTACAATAATGATAACTCATCCCAAATCCAGGGGATTTGTTTCACCCTGCCCGGCTTTCCAATTGCCCAAATATTTAATTTGTGCTAAACTGAATATACACCTGATTTCGCAAAGGAGAACCAGCCATGGCTGATAAAATCCTGGTCGTAGATGATGATCCCGACACCGTCAAATTCATCAATATCATGTTGAGCCGCCTGGGCTACCAAGTGATCTCAGCCACCTCCGGCCTGGAGGCTCTCGAACGCGTACAGGTTGAGCATCCCGATTTGATCATCCTGGATGTCATGATGCCCGGGATGGACGGTTACGAGGTCAGCCGAAACCTTCGCCGCAATCCCAAGACTGCCACCACACCCATCCTGATGTTCACAGCCAAGACTACCATCGAAGATAAGCTGGCCGGTTATGATGCTGGTGTGAACCTCTACCTGACCAAACCCATCCATCCGATCGACCTGCAAGCGAATATCCGCAACCTGCTGACCCAAAAACTCACCAAGGCGGAAGCCTCGGGTGAGCATGGTTACGTCGTTGGTGTGCTTTCTGCCACCGGGGGTGCAGGGGTATCCACCATCGCCCTCAACCTGGCCATCACCTACGCGAAGAAATATAACGTTAAGGTGATTGCAGCTGAGATGAAACCCGGGCAGGGCTCGTGGGCATTGGATCTGAACCTCACCGAGCCAGTCGGCTTACCAAACCTGCTCAGCATGGAGCTGCAGGACCTTACCGTTGAAACGGTTTCCAAGGAGCTGATCCAGACCAACTTTGGGATAAAAATCCTGTCTGCCTCAAACCAGACCGAGAATGTGGAATACGCAGCTGCCACACCACAGCTGGAGCTTATCCTGGGATATTTAAGCAGTCTGGCTTCGATAGTCATCCTGGATATCGGCACCAGTTTTCACCCCGGATTTAACGCGATCCTGAATAAGTGTGATGAGCTGATCATGGTGGTTGAGCCACAGCCTGTGCCCATTAAGCGTTCCAAGCTACTAGCCAGCGAGCTTCACCTGAAAGGTTTCGGCAGCATCAAGACGATGAGCACGGTATTGGTCAATCGCACCCGCTCGGATATTGTGTTGAACATCAGCCAGGTGGAGCAGATTCTGGGCTATCCAGCTGTGATGGGTTTCCCACCGGTGGTTGAGCAGGCCTATCGTGCATCTGAACGTGCCCTGCCATTGGTTGCCATACAGCCAGATGGCATCATCGCCATGCAATTCAACACCCTGGCCAGCCAGATCAACGAACGCGTGCCCGTTCATTAAACCAATCTTCATCTTCAACTTACTCTTCCAGACGTATAATCCTGTTACAGGTTATTGTTCAGGAGGGTCATCGTCATGGAGAATCCTTTCCGTGTAGAACATGATACGCTTGGAGATGTTAACGTCCCCACCCAGGCTTTATATGGTGCCCAAACCCAACGCGCAGTAGACAATTTCAATGTTTCGGGTCTTAAACCCTGGCGGGCATTTATCTGGTCGATGGCGGTCATTAAGCGCGCCGCGGCAGAGGTCAACCGTAACCTGGGATTGCTGGATGAAAAAATTGCTGACGCGATCATCACCGCTGCCCAGGAGGTCATCGATGGACAATGGGATGACGAATTTGTCGTAGATCCTTTTCAGGCAGGGGCTGGCACGAGCCACAACATGAACGTTAATGAAGTGATTGCCAACCGCGCCACGGTACTTCTGGGTGGCGAGCTCGGCCAGTACCTGGTAAATCCCAATGATCATGTCAATATGTCGCAGTCTACCAATGACACCGTCCCCACCGCCATCCGCCTGGGCTGCCTGTGGCGCCTGGAGGAATTGCTGACCGTAATCGATGATCTTGCCTTCAGCCTTGGTCAGAAAGCCACCGAATTTGATGAGGTCGTTAAATCAGGCCGCACTCACCTGCAGGATGCCGTCCCCATCCGTCTTGGGCAGGAATTCAGTGGGTATGCTAAGGCTGTCCAGCACGATGGTGATCGGATTCGCATTGCGGCTAATGATCTGCGCCGCATTGGGATCGGTGGCACAGCTGTAGGTACCGGTCTCAACGCCCACCCCGATTATCACCCGCGCATGGTGGAACGTCTCTCTGATCTAACTGGCCAAACCTTATACAGCTCGGAAAACTTATTCGAATCGATGCAGTCCATGGCAGATGTAGCCAGTTTCTCAGCTTCTCTACGCACACTGTCCATCACGCTTACCCGCACTGCCAATGATTTCCGTCTGCTGACTTCCGGCCCGTCCACCGGGTTGGATGAGCTGCACCTACCAGCCGTTCAGCCTGGCTCAAGCATTATGCCTGGCAAGGTCAACCCGGTCATGGCAGAGATGCTCAACATGTCCATGTTCCACGTCCAGGGGTGTGATCTGGTAGTTGCTCTCGCTGCTCAAGCCGGACAGCTTGAGTTGAATGTGATGATGCCGATTATTGCGCATAATCTCTTTGAGATGATGCAGGTGATGATCGGCTCCATCCGTGCCTTCACCGAAAAATGCGTGCGTGGGCTTCAGGCCAACCGGGGTAAGGCTGAAGGCTGGTTGGCAAAAAACGCAATTATTGCTACTTCCTTGAATCCGCTGATTGGCTACAGTGCCAGTGCCTCGCTGGTGAAGGAAGCCCTGCAGCGTAATGTCCCCATCCGTGAGGTCGCCCTTGAGAAAGCATTCGCTGGTCAGCTCCTGCATATCAAGGAAAACCGCCCTGTCACCACCGAAGAGATTGACCTGGCGTTGAACGACTTAAAACACCTGACTTACGGTGGAATTGTTGGTTAAGACAACACTACGTTTTTACCAGCTTAAATAACTCCTGCCTGCCGCAGCTCACACACTTCCGATTCCTCATACCCAAGGAAATCATGCAGGATCTGGTCCGTATGTTCCCCCAGTAGGGGTGGTGGCAAGTGGAGCACAGTTGGGGCAGTCGGGATTTTGAGAGGTGATGCCACCAGGTGTATCGATTCTGAGTTCCCCTGCCTAACTTCAACCACCATTTCACGTGCTTTCACCTGAGGGTCTTCCAACACCTGTTCAATGCTATTGATCGGACCACATGGGACGCCAATGGCTTCCAGAATGGTCAGCCAATGGGAGATCTCAAATTGGGAGAATAGCTCATCCAGCAAAGGGATGACCTCTGCTCGGTTTCTGACCCTCCCGGCATTATCTTTAAAACGCTTATCCTCGGCCCATTCCTTCTTGCCTGCGTGCTCGCAGAACTGACGCCATTGCAGGTCGTTCCCAATGGCGAGGGTAAAATAGCCATCCTTGGCTTTGAAAGTCTGGTAGGGGACAATATTGGGGTGGGCATTGCCGTATCGCCTGGTTTTCTCGCCGGAGATCAAGTAGTTGCTGCCGACATTCGCCAACCAGGCGATTTGTGAATCAAGCAGCGATATGTCGATGCGCTGGCCTCGACCACTCCTCTGGCAATCGAACAAGGCTGCCAGGATGGCGTTACAAGCAAACAACCCCGCAGTAATATCAGCAATGGCGACACCCACCTTATAGGGTTCACCGTCCTCAGGCCCGGTGATGCTCATCACGCCCCCCTGAGCCTGGATGATGAAGTCATAACCTGCCAGGTCACGGTACGGCCCGGTATAACCATATCCGGTGATAGTGCAGTAGATCAAACCAGGATGGATTTCTTGAAGCGCCTGGTATCCCAGGCCCCATTTTTCCAGCGTTCCCGCGCGAAAGTTCTCCACCAGGACATCGCTTTGCTTTATCAGCTTCCTCAGAATCTGTTGTCCCTGACCACTTTTAAGGTTCAGGGTCATGCTCCGCTTGTTACGGTTGACGCACAGAAAGTATGCTGACTCTCCCCCTGCAGTGAAAGGCGGGCCCCAATGGCGGGTATCATCCCCTATCCCGGGGGCTTCAATCTTGATGATATCTGCCCCCAGGTCTCCCAGCATCATGGTACAGTACGGACCTGCCAGCACCCGGCTCAGGTCCAAAACCCTTACGCCTTCAAGTAATGGCCGCGCTTCGTTGTTCATCTTGCTAGTAGCGCAGCACTGCACCGATATTTTCGAATCCGTCCACCTTATGCACTTGCTGTAGAACCTCTACTTCACCACCAGCCTTCATCACATCGTGGACCGCCAACTCAACTGCATCTGGGATTTTCACAAAAGCTGACCCACAATATGGGCATTCTGGCAATTCGATGGTGGTTGCATACCCGCAACCTTGGCAGCGGTATGCTGATTCACGGTATCCGTCGGTAATTACCAGGGCCTGGATGCGTCCATCTCGAACGGCTTGCAAGGTATCCTCCAGCGTCAAGACGGCGCGTTGCTCCTTAGCCGCGCCAGTCACCAGCATTTTTAATAACTGCTCTTCTTTGCGGAACTCAGCCTCCTTGCCGACCTGCATTGTCTTTTCAAGCACCTCTCCCTTACTGGCTGTCATGCTCAATGGAAAGGCGCCAATGATCAGGCTTTGCCAGCTTTTCGGAAGCTGAGCCTTCAGTTCGGCGATGTTTTCCTCAGTACCGCCGATTAAAACCCTGCGAACATTGTTCTCTTTAAAGAATTGTCCAGCGAACTCAGCTACCTCGCGAAAATTACGCTCAGTGAGCTCATCTTCGTATCGTGTTTGCCCTGACATCCCACCTCGCATGCCAGTCTTCGCTGAGGAACCACCCCGTTTAGTGTGCCGAATATTCTCGCCTAAAATACCTTCCTGCTCTTGGATTTCTCCAAGATGAAAAGAAAATACCCTGGCACCCTGTTTATCTACCAATACAACACCGTAACCACCATAGTGGTCAAGCAGGCTTGCCAGCGGTTTTACATAGGGGCGGTTATTCAATACCACCTGATTTCGTACGGGGATTGCTAATGTGTAGGCCCTGAAAAAATTCTCCTGGGCACACAAGAATAAGACCACACTTCTTCCAGTCCAATCGTATTGCCGGCCAAAAAAGTTTTCAATGGCTGTGATATCCGCAGTCAGTTTAATCTCTTTCAGTAAGCTCCTCAGATTTAGTTTATATACATCTGCATTGCCCTGGATGGGGTCAGTGTTTAGATAAACGCTCAACACCTGATGTTCCGCCCGATAACCAAGTAATTCGTGCAAGTTCGCTTCAGTTAACATAAAACCTCCTCTCTTCACGCAGGTGATATGGAATGGCTAACTTACGAACGTTTCAGCTCTTGGAATAACTCTTTTTGTCGTTGAGTCAGGTTGTGCGGAATTTTTACCTTGATATGGGCATATAAGTCGCCCCAGTTATTGGGTGTATTCAATCTGGGTAGACCTCTACCAGCCAGGCGGATACTTTGCCCAGGCTGGATGCCTGCCGGGATGGTCAGGACGACATTTCCTGAAAGCGTCTGGACGGAAACCTCACCACCTAAAACAGCAGTGTAAAGGTCGACCGTCACCTCAGTGTGCAGGTCATTCCCTTTTACCTGATAACGAGGATCATCAGCAACTTTGATCACCAGATACAGGTCTCCCTTTTGACCAGCATTTCCCGTGGGTATGGTGCTTGGAACACGCACTTTTGTGCCGGTTTTTGCTCCCGCAGGGATCTTGATCTCTAGCCTGCGTCCATCCACATCGATGCGCCGCGTGGTACCTTGATACGCTTCGGTCAGGCTAATGGTTACTTCCTGTTGATAGGATGGCGCTTCCATCTGGCGGCTGCGAGAATAAGCTCCTCTTCTACTGCTGGAGGTGTTCATATTCGGCATGCCACCGAAGATCCTCCGGAAGAACTCGGAAAAATCTCCCCCCAGAATATCTTCAAAGCCACCTACGTTTACCCGCACGTTCCCTGTGGGTGAGGTTGCAAACCAATCTTCCCAATTAAAACCACCAGCTGGGGCACCACCTTGTTGCCACTGCGAATATGATTCTCCCAGTTGGTCGTAGCGACCTCGCTTTTCCGGATCACTTAGAACCTGATAAGCTTCATTTATCTCTTTAAAGCGTTCTTCAGCCTTTTTATCCCCAGGGTTACGATCCGGGTGCTCTTTCATTGCTAATTTGCGATAGGCTCGCTTGATCTCTTCCTTGCTTGCTTTTCGCTCAACACCCAGGATTTTATAATAATCTTTATATTCCATACTCTGACCACCACTATTTGGCGAAAGATTTCACCATACTTATACCATTGTATGCTCATCCGGCATGCAAAGTCAAGCGTTCAGACAGATTTCTTACAAAATTCTAACTCATCGCTTGTGAACACTGATAATCGAACATAAATTTTTATAAACATGCTATGATTAATCGTATGGACAGCCACAATGAGCATGTAATCCTCATCGAAAGTGACCCTCAAATCTCGAAATTGATTGCTGAACAATCCTTGAAGCCGCTCGGTTTTCAGGTGGATGTATACGAATCAGCTGCTGCCATCCTGCAGGAGGTCGAAGACTTGGCTCCTGATGTCATCGTCACCAGCTTAAACCTGATTGGATTGAGTGGTAAAGACTTGCTAATCGCCTTAAAAGCTGAGGGAATTGATGTGCCCATCGTTGTTACCGCCAATAAAGGCCAAGAAGCGGATATCCTCCAGGCTATCAGGCTCGGGGCAGTTGACTATATTACCTGCCCCATCCGCGAAGTAGAAGTGATCAATGTCATTGAGAACGTGCTGAATAAGCAAATGCTAAAACAGCAGGTGGAAATTTATTCGGTTAACCTTGACCAGACCAAATCGGCAATGGAGCACCAGCTGGCTGACTTTTCCCAGATCTTTTCCTTTGCCCGGCTAGCCTTATCAACCAAGAATCTGCAGATATTAAATGACAAAATTATCAGCCTGGCCATGCTGGTCACCGAGGCAGATTGTGCCTGGTTATTATCCTCCGATGGCAGTCAGGCGGCATTTATCCTGCAAGCTTGCCACAATGCACCTGAAAAAGTTACCGCCAGCCTTCACTTACCCTATGAAGATGAAATCAGCGCATTGGCGGGAGCATCCGGCCAGGTCGTTTCCGTCCATGGTGAAGCCCTCAGCCGTTTTACTGGGTACGAACAGTTTGGGTCAGTTCTTGCAGTCCCGGTCTTGTCTAACGGTCAGGTTGAATCGATCATCATTGTCGCTCGTAGTCTTGCCCAGCCATTCAGTAATAGCCACCAGGCGATGCTCGAGCTGGTGGTGAACGTTGCCTCGTCGGCACTGGAGAACTGCCAGCGTTTCCATCAATTAGAACGAAGCCTTACCTTACTTCAGCAATCCTTCGTTTATACCTCGATCGAGTCCAACATCAAATCTGACTTGTTACGCCAGGCAAGCCTGGAAATCCGCACTCCCCTGAAAAATATGATGGAAAATGTGGATGTATTGCTGGAAAAAGGTGAGTTGCAATTGAACCAGGAACAGGCGATTGCCCTGGATGACGTCCAGGAAGATACAGAAATCCTGATGGATATCGCCGATTCGATGATCAACAGCCGCCAGAGCG is from Anaerolineales bacterium and encodes:
- the aspA gene encoding aspartate ammonia-lyase (catalyzes the formation of fumarate from aspartate), which produces MENPFRVEHDTLGDVNVPTQALYGAQTQRAVDNFNVSGLKPWRAFIWSMAVIKRAAAEVNRNLGLLDEKIADAIITAAQEVIDGQWDDEFVVDPFQAGAGTSHNMNVNEVIANRATVLLGGELGQYLVNPNDHVNMSQSTNDTVPTAIRLGCLWRLEELLTVIDDLAFSLGQKATEFDEVVKSGRTHLQDAVPIRLGQEFSGYAKAVQHDGDRIRIAANDLRRIGIGGTAVGTGLNAHPDYHPRMVERLSDLTGQTLYSSENLFESMQSMADVASFSASLRTLSITLTRTANDFRLLTSGPSTGLDELHLPAVQPGSSIMPGKVNPVMAEMLNMSMFHVQGCDLVVALAAQAGQLELNVMMPIIAHNLFEMMQVMIGSIRAFTEKCVRGLQANRGKAEGWLAKNAIIATSLNPLIGYSASASLVKEALQRNVPIREVALEKAFAGQLLHIKENRPVTTEEIDLALNDLKHLTYGGIVG
- a CDS encoding formyl-CoA transferase, which codes for MNNEARPLLEGVRVLDLSRVLAGPYCTMMLGDLGADIIKIEAPGIGDDTRHWGPPFTAGGESAYFLCVNRNKRSMTLNLKSGQGQQILRKLIKQSDVLVENFRAGTLEKWGLGYQALQEIHPGLIYCTITGYGYTGPYRDLAGYDFIIQAQGGVMSITGPEDGEPYKVGVAIADITAGLFACNAILAALFDCQRSGRGQRIDISLLDSQIAWLANVGSNYLISGEKTRRYGNAHPNIVPYQTFKAKDGYFTLAIGNDLQWRQFCEHAGKKEWAEDKRFKDNAGRVRNRAEVIPLLDELFSQFEISHWLTILEAIGVPCGPINSIEQVLEDPQVKAREMVVEVRQGNSESIHLVASPLKIPTAPTVLHLPPPLLGEHTDQILHDFLGYEESEVCELRQAGVI